One genomic window of Gossypium hirsutum isolate 1008001.06 chromosome D11, Gossypium_hirsutum_v2.1, whole genome shotgun sequence includes the following:
- the LOC107926758 gene encoding perakine reductase isoform X2 produces the protein MGEEQQNQSGVIPRVKLGTQGLEVSMLGFGCMGLTGIYNYPVPEDVDISIIKQAFDIGITFFDTSDIYGPKSNELLVGKALKQLPRENVQLATEFDIVKSDPATGIAINGISEHVRASVEASLKRLDVDYIDLYYQHRMGELTKLVEEGKIKYIGLSGASPETIRRAHVVHPVSAIKMKWPLWTRDSEDEIIPLCRELGIGIVPYSLLGRGFFGGRTVAETVPGISFLMEKLDKKYGCTPALLSLAWVLHQGDDVAPIPEGKRRNTRLAVREKLYKSSILKAKEILQFKMMKTGLANKIEEKGVMVESLMATERDAAESVASLERLKMRRKKLTKKLKRKIKDFQKLQALEAELTLEMNST, from the exons ATGGGCGAGGAGCAGCAAAATCAGAGCGGTGTGATTCCTAGAGTGAAACTGGGAACTCAAGGGCTTGAG GTTTCCATGTTGGGGTTTGGATGTATGGGGCTTACAGGAATATACAATTATCCTGTCCCTGAAGATGTTGACATCTCCATCATCAAGCAAGCATTCGACATAGGAATCACTTTCTTTGATACATCAGATATCTATGGACCCAAAAGTAATGAACTATTGGTTGGAAAG GCATTGAAGCAATTACCACGAGAGAATGTACAATTAGCCACAGAATTTGATATTGTCAAGTCGGATCCTGCGACTGGGATTGCAATAAATGGTATCTCTGAACACGTCCGCGCCTCGGTCGAGGCTAGCCTGAAGCGCCTTGATGTTGATTACATTGATCTCTACTACCAGCACAGG ATGGGAGAACTGACGAAGCTGGTAGAAGAGGGGAAGATAAAGTACATTGGTTTATCTGGAGCTAGCCCTGAAACCATAAGAAGGGCACATGTTGTTCATCCTGTGTCTGCCATAAAAATGAAGTGGCCGCTTTGGACTCGCGATAGCGAGGACGAAATAATCCCCCTTTGCAG GGAACTTGGGATTGGGATAGTTCCATATAGCCTGCTCGGTCGTGGTTTCTTCGGTGGCAGGACTGTTGCGGAAACTGTGCCTGGAATTAGTTTTCTG ATGGAGAAGTTGGATAAAAAGTATGGATGCACCCCTGCACTGCTATCACTTGCTTGGGTTCTTCATCAAGGAGATGATGTAGCACCCATTCCTG AAGGAAAACGGCGAAATACTAGGTTGGCTGTTCGAGAAAAGCTGTACAAATCCAGCATTCTG AAAGCAAAAGAAATTCTTCAGTTTAAGATGATGAAAACTGGATTAGCCAATAAGATAGAGGAGAAAGGAGTAATGGTTGAATCGTTGATGGCAACCGAAAGAGATGCTGCAGAGAGTGTGGCAAGCTTAGAGCGTCTGAAGATGAGAAGAAAGAAGCTAACAAAAAAgctgaaaagaaaaatcaaagactTCCAGAAATTGCAGGCATTGGAGGCTGAGCTGACATTGGAGATGAATTCCACGTga
- the LOC107926758 gene encoding perakine reductase isoform X1, translating into MGEEQQNQSGVIPRVKLGTQGLEVSMLGFGCMGLTGIYNYPVPEDVDISIIKQAFDIGITFFDTSDIYGPKSNELLVGKALKQLPRENVQLATEFDIVKSDPATGIAINGISEHVRASVEASLKRLDVDYIDLYYQHRMGELTKLVEEGKIKYIGLSGASPETIRRAHVVHPVSAIKMKWPLWTRDSEDEIIPLCRELGIGIVPYSLLGRGFFGGRTVAETVPGISFLTFHPRFQGENFDRNTKLYLQMEKLDKKYGCTPALLSLAWVLHQGDDVAPIPEGKRRNTRLAVREKLYKSSILKAKEILQFKMMKTGLANKIEEKGVMVESLMATERDAAESVASLERLKMRRKKLTKKLKRKIKDFQKLQALEAELTLEMNST; encoded by the exons ATGGGCGAGGAGCAGCAAAATCAGAGCGGTGTGATTCCTAGAGTGAAACTGGGAACTCAAGGGCTTGAG GTTTCCATGTTGGGGTTTGGATGTATGGGGCTTACAGGAATATACAATTATCCTGTCCCTGAAGATGTTGACATCTCCATCATCAAGCAAGCATTCGACATAGGAATCACTTTCTTTGATACATCAGATATCTATGGACCCAAAAGTAATGAACTATTGGTTGGAAAG GCATTGAAGCAATTACCACGAGAGAATGTACAATTAGCCACAGAATTTGATATTGTCAAGTCGGATCCTGCGACTGGGATTGCAATAAATGGTATCTCTGAACACGTCCGCGCCTCGGTCGAGGCTAGCCTGAAGCGCCTTGATGTTGATTACATTGATCTCTACTACCAGCACAGG ATGGGAGAACTGACGAAGCTGGTAGAAGAGGGGAAGATAAAGTACATTGGTTTATCTGGAGCTAGCCCTGAAACCATAAGAAGGGCACATGTTGTTCATCCTGTGTCTGCCATAAAAATGAAGTGGCCGCTTTGGACTCGCGATAGCGAGGACGAAATAATCCCCCTTTGCAG GGAACTTGGGATTGGGATAGTTCCATATAGCCTGCTCGGTCGTGGTTTCTTCGGTGGCAGGACTGTTGCGGAAACTGTGCCTGGAATTAGTTTTCTG ACATTTCACCCAAGGTTTCAAGGAGAAAACTTTGACAGGAACACAAAGTTGTATTTGCAGATGGAGAAGTTGGATAAAAAGTATGGATGCACCCCTGCACTGCTATCACTTGCTTGGGTTCTTCATCAAGGAGATGATGTAGCACCCATTCCTG AAGGAAAACGGCGAAATACTAGGTTGGCTGTTCGAGAAAAGCTGTACAAATCCAGCATTCTG AAAGCAAAAGAAATTCTTCAGTTTAAGATGATGAAAACTGGATTAGCCAATAAGATAGAGGAGAAAGGAGTAATGGTTGAATCGTTGATGGCAACCGAAAGAGATGCTGCAGAGAGTGTGGCAAGCTTAGAGCGTCTGAAGATGAGAAGAAAGAAGCTAACAAAAAAgctgaaaagaaaaatcaaagactTCCAGAAATTGCAGGCATTGGAGGCTGAGCTGACATTGGAGATGAATTCCACGTga
- the LOC107926758 gene encoding perakine reductase isoform X3, which translates to MGEEQQNQSGVIPRVKLGTQGLEVSMLGFGCMGLTGIYNYPVPEDVDISIIKQAFDIGITFFDTSDIYGPKSNELLVGKALKQLPRENVQLATEFDIVKSDPATGIAINGISEHVRASVEASLKRLDVDYIDLYYQHRVDTKTPIEDIMGELTKLVEEGKIKYIGLSGASPETIRRAHVVHPVSAIKMKWPLWTRDSEDEIIPLCRELGIGIVPYSLLGRGFFGGRTVAETVPGISFLTFHPRFQGENFDRNTKLYLQMEKLDKKYGCTPALLSLAWVLHQGDDVAPIPEGKRRNTRLAVREKLYKSSILKAKEILQFKMMKTGLANKIEEKGVMVESLMATERDAAESVASLERLKMRRKKLTKKLKRKIKDFQKLQALEAELTLEMNST; encoded by the exons ATGGGCGAGGAGCAGCAAAATCAGAGCGGTGTGATTCCTAGAGTGAAACTGGGAACTCAAGGGCTTGAG GTTTCCATGTTGGGGTTTGGATGTATGGGGCTTACAGGAATATACAATTATCCTGTCCCTGAAGATGTTGACATCTCCATCATCAAGCAAGCATTCGACATAGGAATCACTTTCTTTGATACATCAGATATCTATGGACCCAAAAGTAATGAACTATTGGTTGGAAAG GCATTGAAGCAATTACCACGAGAGAATGTACAATTAGCCACAGAATTTGATATTGTCAAGTCGGATCCTGCGACTGGGATTGCAATAAATGGTATCTCTGAACACGTCCGCGCCTCGGTCGAGGCTAGCCTGAAGCGCCTTGATGTTGATTACATTGATCTCTACTACCAGCACAGGGTCGACACTAAAACACCAATAGAGGATATT ATGGGAGAACTGACGAAGCTGGTAGAAGAGGGGAAGATAAAGTACATTGGTTTATCTGGAGCTAGCCCTGAAACCATAAGAAGGGCACATGTTGTTCATCCTGTGTCTGCCATAAAAATGAAGTGGCCGCTTTGGACTCGCGATAGCGAGGACGAAATAATCCCCCTTTGCAG GGAACTTGGGATTGGGATAGTTCCATATAGCCTGCTCGGTCGTGGTTTCTTCGGTGGCAGGACTGTTGCGGAAACTGTGCCTGGAATTAGTTTTCTG ACATTTCACCCAAGGTTTCAAGGAGAAAACTTTGACAGGAACACAAAGTTGTATTTGCAGATGGAGAAGTTGGATAAAAAGTATGGATGCACCCCTGCACTGCTATCACTTGCTTGGGTTCTTCATCAAGGAGATGATGTAGCACCCATTCCTG AAGGAAAACGGCGAAATACTAGGTTGGCTGTTCGAGAAAAGCTGTACAAATCCAGCATTCTG AAAGCAAAAGAAATTCTTCAGTTTAAGATGATGAAAACTGGATTAGCCAATAAGATAGAGGAGAAAGGAGTAATGGTTGAATCGTTGATGGCAACCGAAAGAGATGCTGCAGAGAGTGTGGCAAGCTTAGAGCGTCTGAAGATGAGAAGAAAGAAGCTAACAAAAAAgctgaaaagaaaaatcaaagactTCCAGAAATTGCAGGCATTGGAGGCTGAGCTGACATTGGAGATGAATTCCACGTga
- the LOC107926793 gene encoding receptor like protein 26: MEYKMLEYRDLGNNQIRDAFPSWLGSLPELNILSLSSNAFYGRMENPNLNLIVFPKLRIIRSFSQQIQWNLVLGDYDYSMTITHEGMEMNYPKIIRTLAAIDFSGNRFDGEIPESIGKLKELHLLNFSNNNLVGGIPVAIAKLTNLESSDLSQNKVVGRIPMELSTQLTFLSILNVSHNRLTGLIPGGGQFETFQSSSFDGNLGLCGKPLLKECSSNSGSLPPPSSTSSEEFGLDWKVVLLGYGCEFLFGVVIGHVVVKKKLD, from the exons ATGGAGTATAAAATGTTGGAATATCGTGATCTTGGAAACAATCAGATTAGAGATGCATTCCCTTCTTGGTTAGGGTCTCTTCCAGAATTGAATATTCTTAGTTTATCTTCTAATGCATTTTATGGTAGGATGGAGAATCCTAATTTGAATCTTATTGTCTTTCCCAAGTTGCGAATCATTCGATCTTTCTCACAACAGATTCAATGGAACCTTGTCTTGGG GGATTATGATTACTCCATGACGATTACACACGAAGGCATGGAGATGAACTACCCAAAGATCATTCGAACTCTTGCAGCAATTGATTTCTCGGGCAACAGATTTGATGGAGAAATTCCAGAATCGATTGGGAAGCTCAAAGAGCTTCACTTGCTCAACTTTTCGAATAACAATCTCGTTGGAGGAATCCCAGTAGCCATAGCGAAGCTTACAAATCTTGAATCTTCGGATCTTTCTCAAAATAAGGTAGTGGGAAGAATTCCAATGGAGTTGAGTACTCAACTCACTTTCCTTTCAATCCTCAACGTCTCTCATAATCGTCTCACAGGGCTCATACCAGGAGGCGGCCAATTTGAGACTTTTCAAAGTAGCTCCTTTGATGGAAATCTTGGGTTGTGCGGAAAACCCTTGCTAAAAGAATGTAGCAGCAATTCTGGAAGCCTGCCACCTCCATCTTCGACTTCTTCGGAAGAGTTTGGATTGGATTGGAAAGTAGTGTTGTTGGGTTATGGATGTGAATTCCTATTTGGAGTGGTGATTGGGCATGTTGTGGTAAAAAAGAAACTAGATTAG